A genome region from Panthera uncia isolate 11264 chromosome A3 unlocalized genomic scaffold, Puncia_PCG_1.0 HiC_scaffold_11, whole genome shotgun sequence includes the following:
- the TEX261 gene encoding protein TEX261 isoform X1: MWFMYVLSWLSLFIQVAFITLAVAAGLYYLAELIEEYTVATSRIIKYMIWFSTAVLIGLYVFERFPTFMIGVGLFTNLVYFGLLQTFPFIMLTSPNFILSCGLVVVNHYLAFQFFAEEYYPFSEVLAYFTFCLWIIPFAFFVSLSAGENILPSTMQPGDDVVSNYFTKGKRGKRLGILVVFSFIKEAILPSRQKIY; the protein is encoded by the exons ATGTGGTTCATGTACGTGCTGAGCTGGCTGTCGCTCTTCATCCAGGTGGCCTTCATCACGCTGGCCGTCG CTGCCGGACTCTATTACCTGGCAGAACTGATAGAAGAATACACAGTGGCCACCAGCAGGATCATAAAATACATGATCTGG TTCTCCACGGCTGTGCTGATTGGCCTCTACGTTTTTGAACGCTTCCCCACCTTCATGATCGGCGTGGGCCTCTTCACCAACCTCGTCTACTTTGGCCTCCTCCAGACCTTCCCCTTCATCATGCTGACCTCGCCTAACTTCATCCTTTCGTGCG GGCTAGTGGTGGTGAATCACTACCTAGCGTTTCAGTTTTTTGCAGAGGAATATTATCCTTTCTCAGAG GTCCTGGCCTATTTCACTTTCTGTCTGTGGATAATCCCGTTTGCGTTCTTTGTGTCGCTGTCGGCTGGGGAAAACATCCTGCCCTCCACCATGCAGCCAGGAG ATGACGTGGTCTCCAATTACTTCACCAAAGGCAAGCGGGGCAAACGCTTAGGGATCCTGGTTGTCTTCTCCTTCATCAAAGAGGCCATTCTACCCAGTCGTCAGAAGATATACTGA
- the TEX261 gene encoding protein TEX261 isoform X2 has translation MYDLRQAAGLYYLAELIEEYTVATSRIIKYMIWFSTAVLIGLYVFERFPTFMIGVGLFTNLVYFGLLQTFPFIMLTSPNFILSCGLVVVNHYLAFQFFAEEYYPFSEVLAYFTFCLWIIPFAFFVSLSAGENILPSTMQPGDDVVSNYFTKGKRGKRLGILVVFSFIKEAILPSRQKIY, from the exons CTGCCGGACTCTATTACCTGGCAGAACTGATAGAAGAATACACAGTGGCCACCAGCAGGATCATAAAATACATGATCTGG TTCTCCACGGCTGTGCTGATTGGCCTCTACGTTTTTGAACGCTTCCCCACCTTCATGATCGGCGTGGGCCTCTTCACCAACCTCGTCTACTTTGGCCTCCTCCAGACCTTCCCCTTCATCATGCTGACCTCGCCTAACTTCATCCTTTCGTGCG GGCTAGTGGTGGTGAATCACTACCTAGCGTTTCAGTTTTTTGCAGAGGAATATTATCCTTTCTCAGAG GTCCTGGCCTATTTCACTTTCTGTCTGTGGATAATCCCGTTTGCGTTCTTTGTGTCGCTGTCGGCTGGGGAAAACATCCTGCCCTCCACCATGCAGCCAGGAG ATGACGTGGTCTCCAATTACTTCACCAAAGGCAAGCGGGGCAAACGCTTAGGGATCCTGGTTGTCTTCTCCTTCATCAAAGAGGCCATTCTACCCAGTCGTCAGAAGATATACTGA